In the Prochlorococcus sp. MIT 1307 genome, one interval contains:
- a CDS encoding DUF2862 domain-containing protein: protein MVKPETLVKGQILMINLNKVRDRLPSHLIEKITLNPFGKLIGYKMVDGNNFGLVLDLGEGNTSWFFEDELAESHET, encoded by the coding sequence ATGGTTAAGCCTGAAACTCTTGTGAAAGGTCAGATTTTAATGATCAACCTTAACAAAGTCCGAGATAGACTTCCAAGTCATCTTATAGAAAAGATTACTCTTAATCCTTTTGGTAAATTAATTGGATACAAAATGGTCGATGGAAATAATTTTGGCTTAGTTTTGGATTTGGGAGAAGGGAATACAAGTTGGTTCTTTGAAGACGAGCTTGCGGAGTCTCACGAGACATAA
- a CDS encoding DUF3104 domain-containing protein, whose product MSVAAAGPSSDFLLAKSGDIVVVEEGSPAIDARKSDWWVARVIHVVGSARDPCVSSLLQVACVDTGMIRTINADLVKGLLVAKGLML is encoded by the coding sequence ATGTCTGTTGCCGCTGCTGGTCCTTCTTCTGATTTCCTTCTCGCTAAATCTGGCGACATCGTTGTCGTTGAAGAAGGCTCCCCGGCAATTGATGCCAGAAAGTCTGACTGGTGGGTAGCTCGTGTCATCCATGTGGTTGGAAGCGCAAGAGATCCGTGCGTTAGCAGCTTGCTTCAAGTTGCCTGTGTCGATACAGGAATGATTCGGACCATCAATGCCGATCTAGTTAAGGGACTTCTGGTAGCAAAAGGACTGATGCTATAA
- a CDS encoding glycoside hydrolase family 13 protein — protein MQHKNLFCKPPGWVSDAIAYQIFPDRFRRSGHVGVDQGWDLQAWGGVPSHEGFYGGDLYGVIDALDYLQQLGINCLYLNPVFSSAANHRYHTFDYFQVDPLLGGGLALEALISALHSRGMRIILDGVFNHCGRGFWAFHHLLENGYTSPYRDWFHVHNWPLLPYPQPGQDCGYSCWWNDPALPKFNHKHFPVREYLISVAVYWIERGIDGWRLDVPDEVPIEFWVDFRNKVKAINPDAWIVGEIWGDARKWLKGDHFDGVMNYRIGWSSVCWSAKNKLRTSYKNPSYPLKLISGAAFIDILQTTLGWYSNEVNNSQLNLLDSHDVPRALNTLKGDISALKIALFLLFLQPGVPCIYYGTEVGLSGGEEPACRECFPWYESWNVDLRSFILSLVALRKNIFEVFNGELEWKTVGEDGLLAVFLQKELDASEVKSSIEIFVNRSRSSWMPIQASGSEYFFLEGEVDGQGKRLAPQSFVLFKEAI, from the coding sequence ATGCAGCATAAGAATTTGTTTTGCAAGCCTCCAGGTTGGGTCTCAGATGCGATTGCTTACCAGATTTTTCCTGATCGTTTCCGTCGAAGTGGCCATGTTGGAGTGGATCAAGGTTGGGATCTGCAAGCTTGGGGGGGTGTTCCATCTCATGAGGGATTCTATGGAGGTGATTTGTATGGAGTGATAGATGCTCTTGATTACCTTCAGCAACTTGGAATTAATTGCTTATATCTAAATCCTGTATTTAGTTCAGCAGCTAATCACCGTTACCATACGTTTGATTATTTTCAGGTGGACCCTCTTCTGGGGGGGGGACTGGCTTTAGAGGCATTGATCTCTGCTCTGCATAGCAGGGGTATGCGAATTATTCTTGATGGGGTTTTTAACCATTGCGGGAGAGGTTTTTGGGCCTTTCACCACTTATTAGAAAATGGATACACATCTCCATATAGAGATTGGTTTCATGTGCACAATTGGCCACTTCTTCCTTATCCACAACCTGGTCAGGATTGCGGCTATAGCTGTTGGTGGAATGACCCTGCTTTGCCAAAGTTTAACCATAAACATTTTCCTGTTCGCGAATATTTAATTTCAGTTGCTGTTTACTGGATTGAAAGAGGAATAGATGGGTGGCGGCTAGATGTTCCTGATGAAGTTCCTATAGAGTTTTGGGTTGACTTTCGAAATAAAGTGAAAGCAATAAACCCTGACGCCTGGATCGTCGGAGAGATTTGGGGAGATGCACGAAAGTGGTTAAAAGGGGATCATTTTGATGGAGTAATGAATTATCGAATTGGTTGGAGTAGTGTATGTTGGTCTGCAAAAAATAAGCTTAGAACAAGTTATAAAAACCCTTCCTATCCACTTAAATTAATTTCGGGTGCCGCTTTTATTGATATTCTTCAGACTACCTTAGGCTGGTATTCCAATGAAGTAAATAATAGTCAGTTGAATTTGCTTGATAGTCATGATGTGCCTCGAGCATTGAATACTCTGAAAGGCGACATCTCTGCATTAAAGATAGCTCTTTTTCTTCTTTTCCTTCAACCAGGAGTGCCTTGTATTTACTATGGTACGGAGGTTGGCTTGTCAGGAGGGGAAGAGCCTGCTTGTAGAGAGTGCTTCCCTTGGTATGAATCTTGGAATGTAGATTTAAGATCTTTTATTCTCTCTTTGGTTGCTCTTAGAAAGAATATTTTTGAGGTTTTTAATGGAGAGTTGGAATGGAAAACTGTTGGAGAGGATGGATTGCTTGCTGTTTTTCTGCAAAAAGAACTCGATGCGTCTGAAGTCAAAAGCTCAATTGAGATTTTTGTAAACCGAAGTCGCAGCTCTTGGATGCCTATACAAGCCTCTGGTTCGGAATATTTTTTTTTAGAAGGAGAAGTTGACGGTCAAGGAAAGAGGCTTGCCCCACAGTCGTTTGTGTTATTTAAGGAAGCTATATAA
- a CDS encoding DUF1823 family protein, whose translation MNDCLSSWPISRALLMEILADRITDCFVTRLVWERLGYQPTDQSNSVWVAGKNTPVDWQQAFPQAPEVIANRQASVYLTRSIQKENKQLLKQKLNFPGYRIGELYPRRTRRATAVNWLLAWLVTRGEELPERGPLPHLYEPSVDPLKGHPGDPVIH comes from the coding sequence ATGAATGATTGTTTGTCTAGTTGGCCGATTAGCAGGGCTCTTCTGATGGAAATCCTTGCCGATCGAATCACTGATTGTTTTGTGACAAGGCTTGTATGGGAAAGACTTGGTTATCAACCAACTGATCAATCAAACAGTGTTTGGGTAGCAGGAAAGAATACTCCAGTTGATTGGCAGCAGGCTTTTCCTCAGGCTCCTGAAGTAATTGCAAATAGGCAGGCGTCGGTATATTTGACCAGATCTATCCAAAAGGAAAATAAGCAATTACTCAAGCAAAAATTAAACTTTCCTGGGTATCGAATTGGGGAACTTTATCCACGTAGAACTAGACGTGCAACAGCGGTTAATTGGTTGCTTGCTTGGCTTGTTACGCGAGGGGAGGAGTTACCTGAAAGAGGCCCTTTGCCTCATTTGTATGAACCTTCTGTTGATCCATTGAAAGGCCATCCTGGAGACCCAGTAATTCACTGA
- the aroQ gene encoding type II 3-dehydroquinate dehydratase: protein MHLLLINGPNLNLLGQRETSIYGSNTLASIEGELQREADEEGVQLDCFQSNFEGALVDRIHQAIGKVDAILINAGAYTHTSVALRDALLGAGIPYVELHLSNTFAREQFRHNSFLADRAVGIVSGFGVMSYHLAFQGLLAHLRQSK, encoded by the coding sequence ATGCATCTGTTGCTTATCAATGGGCCAAATCTCAACCTTTTAGGACAGCGAGAAACCTCTATTTATGGCTCTAATACTCTTGCTTCGATAGAGGGTGAGCTTCAAAGAGAAGCTGATGAAGAGGGCGTTCAGCTGGATTGCTTTCAAAGCAATTTTGAAGGGGCACTTGTAGATCGTATTCACCAAGCTATTGGAAAGGTAGATGCGATCCTTATAAATGCTGGGGCATATACCCATACATCAGTGGCTTTAAGAGATGCTTTGCTAGGGGCTGGAATCCCATACGTTGAATTGCATCTCAGTAATACTTTTGCGCGCGAGCAATTTCGCCACAATTCCTTCCTTGCTGATCGAGCTGTAGGCATTGTTAGTGGATTCGGTGTAATGAGTTATCACCTTGCTTTTCAAGGCCTTTTGGCTCATTTGCGCCAGAGTAAATAA
- the dusB gene encoding tRNA dihydrouridine synthase DusB: MTSHTAELIIPGKGRERKLHSRVLQSPLAGVSDQVFRKLVRRWAPESLLFTEMVSAQRLERGHSHYKIEELSSEKGPIGVQLFDTRPTSMVEAAIKAEACGAFLIDINMGCPAKKVTRKGGGSGLLKEPELAEILVSKVANAIQIPVTVKTRLTSVEDASCNPVSFALRLQNAGAQLLTIHGRTRAQGFSGQANWNTISKIKNALTIPVIANGDVQNADDALRCLSITGADGVMIGRGSMGAPWLVGEIDWALRGKKGFKVPGAKEKVSLALEQLEGLLESRGENGLHIARKHMSWTCKGFSGANSLRYSLVRAKTAREAKTLLKKQLLSLN, from the coding sequence ATGACATCTCATACTGCAGAGCTAATCATCCCAGGCAAAGGTAGGGAAAGAAAATTACACTCTCGCGTTCTGCAATCACCTCTCGCTGGAGTTAGTGATCAAGTATTCAGGAAGCTAGTACGCCGATGGGCACCAGAATCATTGTTATTCACTGAAATGGTTAGTGCCCAAAGATTAGAGCGTGGGCATAGTCACTACAAAATAGAAGAGTTATCAAGTGAAAAAGGTCCTATCGGCGTCCAACTTTTTGATACTCGTCCTACCAGCATGGTTGAAGCGGCAATTAAAGCTGAGGCTTGTGGGGCATTTTTAATCGACATCAATATGGGCTGCCCGGCAAAAAAAGTCACGCGAAAAGGAGGTGGTAGTGGTCTACTTAAGGAACCTGAACTAGCAGAAATACTCGTTAGCAAAGTTGCCAATGCTATTCAAATTCCAGTCACAGTAAAAACCCGCCTCACTAGTGTTGAAGATGCGTCTTGCAATCCGGTCAGCTTTGCACTTCGTCTTCAAAATGCCGGGGCTCAACTCCTTACCATTCACGGTCGCACTAGAGCACAAGGTTTTTCTGGTCAAGCAAATTGGAATACTATTTCGAAAATAAAGAATGCGCTAACAATTCCTGTGATTGCAAATGGCGATGTCCAAAATGCTGATGATGCCTTGCGATGCCTTTCTATTACTGGGGCCGATGGAGTAATGATTGGACGTGGAAGCATGGGAGCTCCCTGGCTAGTGGGAGAAATCGACTGGGCATTACGAGGGAAAAAAGGATTCAAGGTCCCAGGGGCCAAGGAAAAAGTCAGCCTGGCTCTAGAGCAATTAGAGGGACTGCTTGAAAGCAGAGGTGAGAACGGACTTCACATTGCTCGCAAACACATGAGCTGGACATGCAAAGGATTCTCAGGAGCAAATAGTCTCAGATATTCACTAGTTAGAGCTAAAACAGCAAGAGAAGCAAAAACTCTTCTGAAAAAGCAGCTTTTATCACTTAATTAA
- the cobI gene encoding precorrin-2 C(20)-methyltransferase translates to MTKSSLTFVGVGPGDPSLLTLSAVEAIKNSTLVAYPVSRKEDVGIAATIASKWITAEKRRLPLLFPMVSDVPTRKLAWKQASEKLASSVAEGEEVVFLCQGDVSLFASASYVLLYIQNNYPHCPIRLIPGVTAISAAAAAGGWPLALQRDQLLVLPTPDDSKNLERIIDEAACCNRVLALMKLGSRWTWVRPLLEKKGLLKESLFAQKIGLSDQQVLKASKVSATTKPYFSLLLVRQGWPEVLP, encoded by the coding sequence ATGACAAAATCTTCTCTGACATTTGTTGGGGTAGGACCAGGAGATCCTTCATTGTTGACTTTATCAGCAGTGGAAGCTATTAAAAATTCAACTTTGGTCGCTTATCCAGTATCTAGAAAAGAAGATGTCGGTATTGCAGCAACTATTGCTTCTAAATGGATTACTGCAGAAAAAAGGCGATTGCCGCTTCTATTCCCTATGGTTTCGGATGTTCCTACCCGAAAACTAGCTTGGAAGCAGGCCAGTGAAAAGCTAGCGTCTTCAGTGGCGGAGGGAGAAGAGGTGGTATTTCTGTGCCAAGGAGATGTCTCTTTATTCGCTAGTGCTTCTTATGTATTGCTTTATATACAAAATAATTACCCTCATTGTCCTATCAGATTAATTCCTGGAGTGACTGCTATTTCTGCGGCCGCGGCTGCTGGAGGATGGCCTCTTGCCTTGCAAAGGGATCAATTGCTTGTATTGCCGACACCTGATGATTCCAAAAACCTTGAGAGAATCATCGATGAAGCGGCTTGTTGTAATCGAGTCCTTGCTTTAATGAAACTTGGTAGTCGTTGGACTTGGGTTAGACCTTTGCTAGAGAAGAAGGGGTTATTAAAAGAGTCGCTATTTGCGCAGAAAATAGGCTTGTCTGATCAACAAGTCCTAAAGGCAAGCAAGGTTTCAGCAACTACTAAGCCGTACTTTTCTTTATTGCTTGTTCGTCAAGGTTGGCCAGAAGTTTTGCCTTGA
- a CDS encoding tRNA-(ms[2]io[6]A)-hydroxylase, giving the protein MSALSGNNRFNARIKWLATATSDAWLQQAIENPIEVLIDHAHCERKAAGAAVQMMFRYLCEPGFAEALSPLAREELEHFEKVLAILKSRGHYLQALPAPPYGSALAKKIRRSEPGRMLDSLLVAGLIEARSHERMFLLASYSPDHELAKLYRELLESEARHFQLYLKLAQERFDKDLFTLRLKELADAEADIISVLHPEPRMHS; this is encoded by the coding sequence ATGAGTGCTTTGTCTGGCAACAATCGCTTTAATGCTCGGATTAAATGGTTGGCTACTGCAACGAGTGACGCATGGCTGCAGCAAGCGATTGAGAACCCGATTGAGGTGCTGATTGATCATGCACATTGTGAGAGAAAAGCTGCTGGTGCAGCTGTTCAAATGATGTTTCGATATTTATGTGAACCTGGATTTGCTGAAGCCCTTAGCCCGTTAGCAAGAGAAGAGCTTGAGCACTTTGAGAAAGTTTTAGCAATCCTCAAATCAAGAGGGCATTATTTACAAGCTTTACCTGCGCCTCCTTATGGATCAGCCTTGGCCAAGAAGATTAGAAGAAGTGAGCCTGGACGCATGCTAGATAGCCTTCTTGTGGCAGGTTTGATTGAGGCTCGAAGCCACGAGAGGATGTTTCTGCTTGCCTCTTATAGTCCTGACCATGAATTGGCTAAGTTATATAGAGAGTTACTTGAGAGTGAGGCTCGTCATTTTCAGCTTTATTTGAAACTTGCACAAGAACGCTTCGATAAAGATCTGTTTACTCTTCGTTTGAAAGAGTTGGCTGATGCAGAAGCTGACATCATCTCTGTATTGCATCCTGAACCAAGAATGCATAGTTAA